The genomic stretch TATGACCGTTAAGGAATTATTTGACAATTCAGTTGAtgctttatataataatgacaaaGAAGATAATGTAGAAACAAAAAAGGAtttagaagaagaaaaaaaaaaaaaaaaaaaaaaaaaagtggaaATAATTGTTGAGGAATATGACAAAtcattatcatattataaaataacttGTAGAGATAATGGTAAAGGAAGCAAAATAAAAGATTTAGAAAAATTTtctgaaatatttttaacgTCAAAAGATAACTGTTCAACTAGTGGTAAATTTGGTATAGGATTAAAgactatattattatattcccTTAAAACAGCTTATGgctttttacatataaaagtaaaagttgaagaaaacaaaatatgGGACTTCATGTTAGTAAtggataaaaatttaaaccATACTTTTATACAAaattttaaagaatatatagataCAAACTGGAATTGGTCTGTAGaaatatcattaatattaaaaataaataataaatttatacatgatcaaagaatatatacatatattaaattagtCTTATTATGGAAGAGAGATATCAacataaaatgtataatagATAACATGgatgaatttatatatacttatgaAGAACATGCTAATGAGTATGAATTCACTTTATTACATTCCATTCTTAATTataattgtaaaaatataacatttcaAAAAGAGGCTCTCGcatcatttaattttaaggtatgtatatatataaatgttcttttttcaaataattttataacaaaTCCTAGTGTAGCTCATATTTTCTTAATTCGTTATGTGAATTCTATGCCTCTTTTTGGTAATACTGGCAATGATTGTTCTATAGTTAAAGATTTTAAGTATGTCTTCAAAACAAGTTTCactcacaaaaaaaaaaaaaaaaaaaaaaaaaaaataagataagataaaataaaataaaataaaataaatgaataaaaaaataactatttctatttatgtcatattcattttttttgtagaaaTTTTCTAAGACTGTATGGTCCCCAATATGGAATGGATCTCCTTACAGTAATAAGTCTTAACacgatttatataaaaaaaataaaataattatatatatatatatatatatatatatttatttatttatttatttatttgtttacatatttttattttatgattcaGTTGGATAATCTTAACCAAGTGGAGTTAAATGACACGAATGATTCTGAACATATGAATTATCTAAAagatgtaataaaaataaaatgtcacaagatatattttatttgatgTAATATAGATTTTTAATACAACTTGAATTTTAGGCATTTCAAACATTTTACGTGAAAAAGTCAGAGTTTTGCAAATGGAATGTGATCATAATAGTAAGTCAaatgttaataaatatatatgtatgtattattgttattttatttttttttttttttttatagggTATTGATATTAGGGGATGTGATATATCTTATGCAAACTTGAACAAAAACTGTATAAAAGtaatatctttttcttttttttttttttttttattttttttttatttttttttattttttatatgttatttatcaAAAGGACGctcttaaaatatattgttaaaatgtttattacatttatttaacaTTTATAGGAAGGAGAATATTTGtctaacataataaaaaagtgtTTATTAAATTTGTTTACTAGGGTTAAAGAAGAATATCCTGACGAATTCGAAAGTATATCGGATTAtcatgtaaataaataaatatataaataaatatatctatacgtatacatataaatatatatttatatgtgtgtcTAATATCTTGAAAGTAATATGTATaacaatttatatttttttgatattagATAAGGCAAGCATTAGACATTTATGGTGTTCAGTTAGCATCTTCTCTaagtaaaataattttaaatggACGTGACgaattcaaaaataaaatactttTTCTCCTAAacgaaaagaagaaaaaggatCAAACCTCTGTTGTAACatgtgaagaaaataatgttgataaaaaaaaCCAAATTAAGGAGAATGAACTCACAGATGAGATTTATCACCACATAaggtaaataaatataagatacacattatatatattatgtacattTCTGTATTTTAATGttcttcatatattaattgttatctttttattttttttttaaataaattttaattatctcaaatttaaattttttaaaacaatattaaaatataccacattatttataaaaaaaaaaaaaaataaaataaattaaaataaataaataaatatatatatatatatatatatatatatgtatatacatatatattatatcatattatgcttggttaaaataaaagacttacatattaaaaatgaaaaatatatacgtaaatattaaaaaaaataataaatgaaacatatttacacacacacatatacaatgatatgcatatattatgTGGACATAATTTTGTAGGGAAAAGGTTTTAAGTGATGAGAAGGCATATGAACATATGGGAGTGAAAAATAATTCATCTGATAAATCAAATGAGTcagatgaagatgatgaggAGGAAGAAATTGAATGTGAAGGTGAAGGTGAAGATGAATGTGAAGAAGAAAGAAtgataaatgaaataaatgatatcatgtaataagataaaaattatacGAAATAAAACTTAATagacaaaaaattaaaataatacgtaaaaagaaaaaaaaaaaaaaaaaaaaaaaaaataaagaagagaAAAACAGAAAGAGAAAAAGAAACACTTAAATAGTTTCATTTATTGTAAAAATAGTAAAGgcttataaaataataaatatcttcatatattgtcaaattttaagaaaatattccataagatatgtttatatataaataatgtgataaatataaaagaatttataattttatgtttGCTTATAAATAAACTTATAATATCATCATGtagtaaataataaaataagaatttaatttttgtaaaatgtttttgttatataattattatgatgacatttttataatatttatgataattatttttacaacatttatgataattacttttataatatttatgataattacttttataatatttatgataattcCTTTTACAACATTTATGATAATTCCTTTTACAACATTTATGATAATAcgtttataataattgttataattttttttttataattatttattcaatATCTGCATTGGTTGTTGATAAGGATgcattcattatatttaaattatttaatctTCTTTTAGTAATTACTGAAATGTATACAATTGCAATTACTCCAATGAGAAATCCGACAAAAAGAATTATCAAATTCGTCCAATGGTTTTCTAATTCTACAaaagtgaaaaaaataaaaaaatataatataatatgaacataatataaatataatatactagccgaaatgataaatatacatataaacattttgggggaaaaaaaaaaaatagctaGCCAACTAACTAATTTGACTATTTTACATGAACAgtgtaaaaataattaccTGACAAATTGGAAATATCCTGCAAGAGCACAccaatatatacaaataaaaatatgcctatatgaaaaaaaaaaaaaaataaaaggtaatttttttgttatggACAGAATTGTACGTgcacataataaatattttccatatatatatatgtattttttttttttgtgtttatGTTCATTTATGAATGctttatgtatttttcttACTGGGCAAGGCTGATATAGATCCAATGGCAAAATGCTTATACTTTAAAGATGTGACTCCCAATATATAACTAACAACGGATGCTGGTAGTATAGGGGAGAGACGAATTAGTAATACAAAGGAGAGTCCATTTGTATTAATTGCTTGATTAAAGGCCATATATATTGGATAGCCCAttaactttttatatatataattatgaattaaatatcttgaaataaaaaagcaTAAAGACATTCCTAAAACATAACCTACTGCTACTGAAAAGACTGCCACAAAAATACCAAGAGCTTTTCCATAAACTCCTGAGAAAATTAATCCTGAGCCTACACACATAATTTCTACTGACATAAATAAAGGTGATAAGAAtgtaaacaataatataaataaaagtataCTCCATGAGCCTTGTTTTCCTACCCATTCAATgacaatatgtataatatttaagaaatttttaaatctagtaaaaaggaaaactactaaaataaaaaataaaatagcaAGTACAATTTTCCCTGCTATTACCATTTTTGACCTGGTACTATTACGTcgtgatgatataaaatcttCAGATTCAATAAGTATTCTGTTCTctaaatttttatcattattatatttattttcaaaatCATAATGTGTTTCTAAACATTCATCATTACtatcataattaatatttatatgatcataTTCATTTGCGTTGTTCATTTGTTGATGTAGtggtattttatttattaatttaattttctccatatttgttttattctttttattttttttcatatattgaAAGTTACTTGGATTATTTGACAAGTagtcattataattattattattataaacattatcattattatcaccatgTTTTACACTTGTGTcgtaattataatttattccaGAGTTATAATGTTGATTTAAAAGTTctgtttctttttcattgGGGTTAAATATCGTATCATAATCTTTAGGTAGATACTcgtattttttcttcttatgaTTCTCTATATGCgccatattt from Plasmodium falciparum 3D7 genome assembly, chromosome: 13 encodes the following:
- a CDS encoding DNA topoisomerase 6 subunit B, putative produces the protein METLNDKNNSTYSFFFKNLSVTGFYEENALFMTVKELFDNSVDALYNNDKEDNVETKKDLEEEKKKKKKKKVEIIVEEYDKSLSYYKITCRDNGKGSKIKDLEKFSEIFLTSKDNCSTSGKFGIGLKTILLYSLKTAYGFLHIKVKVEENKIWDFMLVMDKNLNHTFIQNFKEYIDTNWNWSVEISLILKINNKFIHDQRIYTYIKLVLLWKRDINIKCIIDNMDEFIYTYEEHANEYEFTLLHSILNYNCKNITFQKEALASFNFKVCIYINVLFSNNFITNPSVAHIFLIRYVNSMPLFGNTGNDCSIVKDFKNFLRLYGPQYGMDLLTLDNLNQVELNDTNDSEHMNYLKDAFQTFYVKKSEFCKWNVIIIGIDIRGCDISYANLNKNCIKEGEYLSNIIKKCLLNLFTRVKEEYPDEFESISDYHIRQALDIYGVQLASSLSKIILNGRDEFKNKILFLLNEKKKKDQTSVVTCEENNVDKKNQIKENELTDEIYHHIREKVLSDEKAYEHMGVKNNSSDKSNESDEDDEEEEIECEGEGEDECEEERMINEINDIM
- a CDS encoding SNARE associated Golgi protein, putative, whose amino-acid sequence is MAHIENHKKKKYEYLPKDYDTIFNPNEKETELLNQHYNSGINYNYDTSVKHGDNNDNVYNNNNYNDYLSNNPSNFQYMKKNKKNKTNMEKIKLINKIPLHQQMNNANEYDHININYDSNDECLETHYDFENKYNNDKNLENRILIESEDFISSRRNSTRSKMVIAGKIVLAILFFILVVFLFTRFKNFLNIIHIVIEWVGKQGSWSILLFILLFTFLSPLFMSVEIMCVGSGLIFSGVYGKALGIFVAVFSVAVGYVLGMSLCFFISRYLIHNYIYKKLMGYPIYMAFNQAINTNGLSFVLLIRLSPILPASVVSYILGVTSLKYKHFAIGSISALPSIFLFVYIGVLLQDISNLSELENHWTNLIILFVGFLIGVIAIVYISVITKRRLNNLNIMNASLSTTNADIE